The Tamandua tetradactyla isolate mTamTet1 chromosome 23, mTamTet1.pri, whole genome shotgun sequence genome includes a window with the following:
- the IL21R gene encoding interleukin-21 receptor translates to MLCGWTALFLLLMLRGAWGCLDLICFTDYLQTVACTLETWALHPRTLTLTWQDPYGELEDKVTSCSLHWSDHNATHARYTCHMDVSHFMADDIFSVNMTDQSGNYSQECGSFVLAESIKPSPPFNVTVTFSGHYNISWSSDYDDPTFYALKGKLQYELQYRNRGDPWALDPGKKLISVDSRSVSLLPLEFRRNSSYEVQVRAGPQPGSSFQGTWSEWSDPAIFQTQPAEVPGGWNPYLLFLLFLLLLPLLALPPVVVFLDLKIHLPWRLWKKVWVQVPSPERFFRPLYAGHGGDFKKWVGTPFSASSLELPGAPSTLEVHSCCSLQGPAKGPASMEPADLVEADGLPEAGSWGPAPATAGSLGGSAYSPERYRLYGLLSLDAVTVLDADRLCTWPCGCADDAYPALSLDTGLESGRSPADPLLGTGTTVLSCGCVSPGGAAGPEGPLGSFLDRLNLPLGEAAGWAPGPPWGSGPPRGVSDSEAGSPPAGLDMDTFDSGFAGSDCGSPVECDFASPQDEGPPRTYVRQWVVVAPPPAGPGPQAS, encoded by the exons ATGCTGTGTGGCTGGACTGCCCTCTTCCTCCTGCTGATGCTCCGGGGCG CCTGGGGCTGCCTGGACCTCATCTGCTTTACCGACTACCTGCAGACGGTCGCCTGCACGTTGGAGACGTGGGCCCTGCACCCCCGCACGCTCACCCTCACCTG GCAAGATCCGTATGGAGAGCTGGAGGACAAGGTCACCTCCTGCAGCCTCCATTGGTCCGACCACAATGCCACACATGCAAGGTACACCTGCCACATGGATGTGTCTCACTTCATGGCTGACGACATTTTTAGTGTCAACATGACAGACCAGTCCGGCAACTACTCCCAGGAGTGTGGCAGCTTTGTCCTGGCCGAAAGCA TCAAGCCATCTCCCCCTTTCAACGTGACCGTGACCTTCTCAGGACATTACAACATCTCCTGGAGCTCCGATTATGATGACCCCACTTTCTACGCGCTGAAGGGGAAGCTTCAATATGAGCTGCAGTACAGGAACCGGGGAGACCCCTGGGCCCTG GACCCGGGGAAAAAGCTGATCTCGGTGGACTCGAGAAGTGTCTCCTTACTTCCCTTGGAGTTCCGCAGAAACTCGAGCTACGAGGTGCAGGTGCGGGCAGGGCCCCAGCCCGGCTCCTCCTTCCAGGGAACCTGGAGCGAGTGGAGTGACCCAGCCATCTTCCAGACCCAGCCAGCGG AGGTACCAGGAGGCTGGAACCCATACCTGCTGTTTCTCCTGTTTCTCCTGCTCCTCCCGCTTCTCGCTCTTCCCCCTGTCGTGGTCTTCTTGGACCTGAAGATCCACCTGCCTTGGAG GCTGTGGAAGAAAGTGTGGGTGCAGGTGCCCAGCCCCGAGCGGTTCTTCCGGCCCCTGTATGCAGGCCACGGCGGAGACTTCAAG AAATGGGTGGGCACACCCTTCAGTGCCTCCAGCCTGGAGCTCCCCGGGGCTCCCTCGACGTTGGAGGTGCACAGCTGCTGCTCGCTGCAGGGCCCTGCCAAGGGGCCAGCGTCTATGGAACCTGCAGATCTGGTGGAAGCTGACGGGCTGCCCGAGGCGGGCTCCTGGGGCCCAGCCCCTGCCACGGCCGGCAGCTTGGGCGGCTCCGCTTACAGCCCGGAGAGGTATCGGCTCTACGGCCTGCTGTCCCTCGATGCGGTGACCGTGCTGGACGCGGACAGGCTGTGCACCTGGCCCTGCGGCTGTGCGGACGATGCCTACCCAGCCCTGAGCCTGGACACCGGCCTGGAGTCTGGCCGGAGCCCTGCGGACCCCCTCTTGGGCACAGGGACCACGGTTCTCTCCTGCGGCTGCGTCTCACCTGGTGGTGCTGCTGGGCCAGAGGGGCCCCTGGGTAGCTTCCTTGACAGGCTGAATCTCCCCCTGGGAGAGGCAGCGGGATGGGCCCCGGGGCCGCCCTGGGGTAGTGGGCCACCCAGAGGGGTCTCCGACAGCGAGGCGGGCTCACCCCCGGCCGGCCTGGACATGGACACGTTTGACAGCGGCTTCGCGGGCTCTGACTGCGGCAGCCCTGTGGAGTGTGACTTTGCCAGTCCCCAGGACGAGGGGCCCCCCAGGACTTACGTCCGCCAGTGGGTGGTTGTGGCCCCTCCACCTGCAGGGCCAGGGCCCCAGGCCAGCTAG